A region of the Oncorhynchus nerka isolate Pitt River linkage group LG26, Oner_Uvic_2.0, whole genome shotgun sequence genome:
GCAAAGCTTGACCAACAATTTCACTCAAAAAAGACAATACGCTCGAATCAACATTAGCTAGATGTACACAACCGATGGTGAAGGATGTGGACTCATTGACATTAGAATTCTGAAAACACCTGACAGTTTGATTTTGAAGTGTAATGCTCTTCCCTTTCAATGTCAAACTAACGTTTAGATGCAAAAACTCTTTCTCTCTGGCCTACCCATCTGTCTTCACAGGTGTCGCTGAAAATGCGGTCTGAAAACCCCTTTCTGTCCCTGGTCCTGCCCAGTATACTGATCATTGTGGCAGATGTGGTGAGCTTCTCCCTGCCACTGGGAGGGGGCGAGCGTATCCCATTCAAGGTTACACTGGTTCTCAGCTTCATCATGTTCCTCATCATCCTCAACGACCTACTGCCTGGAGGAGGCCAGTGCAGCCCCATCATCCGTGAGTGTCCTGTTTAAACAGGGTTAAACtgttacatcacaacaaaacacaacagccTAAATCATCAATAAAACATTACATCATACAAGACATTACTCTACTATTACAAATGTACAATATAAAATCCACCACAACAtgacaatgtgtgtgtttgtgtgtatagagTGCATCCATATAACACTCACACATCTCTCTCGTTGTTCTCCATAGGAAAGCACTTCTGTTTCTGTTTGGTCATCCTGGTGTTGAGCACGTTGCAGTCTATGGTGCTCACACGCCTGGCTAAGTGTGGCACTCTCTGGCCCTGCAGCCTCTCCAAGTCCAAAGACTCACTGCTTAAAGACACAGACAATGAAGAGGGTAAACTTTTCATTCTTCTGTCATCTCAGTTACCCACAGAGCAAGATATATTTTCATGGTTTCCAAAGACATTAACAAAACGTCCTTATACAACCATTTATAACCTGACCATGAAGTCATAATGACGTTACTGCAACCAGTTTTACTGGGCACCCACCCCATAAATTACTTTCATCATCATAAACTAGTCAAGTTGTATTTTAATGCTGAACCTTCCAAATTCAATAATGATACAAGTCTTTTTTGTAGTTACCTGTGATCAGAACATGTTCAGCTGCCAGCACGCATCTGTGCCACAAATAGTGTCAAGCGTTGTAAATAGCCTAACTAAATCGCCTGTAAAGAAACGGGCGGGGTATAGGTTAAGGCTGCTGTCACGATTGGATTAGAACAAgcgcatctctccctctctcacttcctgACTGTCATTCCCCGGCACCAGTCACACATATGCCGGGTTCACGTGCTTATCGATACTTCCTAACTTGTTGTCGTTGTACacgggaggttggtggcaccttaattggtgaggacaggctcatggtaatggctggagctgaatgagtggaatggtatcaaatacatccaaCACATTGTTTCCATTCCATTAGCTCTGttctggccattattatgagtccCCCAGTCAGCTGTCTCCTGTGTTATACACCTACCTAGAGAAGAACCTTTTAACCACTTTCAGGAACAAGTGTTCTGTCAACAATGTCACTAAATAATGTAGGAACTCTAAACAAGGCACAGCAACCCTGGCTATTGGCACCGTACAGACAACATCAGCTGCTATAGAATCACAAAGGGTCACAGATACATTATCAGTGTTTCCGGCCCAGAATGGAGCCAAACTTTAAccataacattcaacactggCAGACATTTGATACTGGCAGTTTAACAAGTCATCAACAGATACGAGTTGAATATTATTCATCTTAAATTCCTCACTAAATCCTGTGCATTTTTAGCTGTCGGGATCGTTTCTTAGCTTTGAACAATGTGTGAATGAGTGAAGGAACATACAGATGTGTTGTGAGATGTGCTCTGAGTGACAGCGCAGTAATGTGTGAATGAGTGAAGGAACATACAGATGTGTTGTGAGATGTGCTCTGAGTGACAGCGCAGTAATGTGTGAATGAGTGAAGGAACATAAAGATGCGTTGTGAGATGTGCTCTGAGTGACAGCACAGTAATGTGTGAATGAGTGAAGGAACATAAAGATGTGTTGTGAGATGTGCTCTGAGTGACAGCGCAGTAATGTGTGAATGAGTGAAGGAACATAAAGATGAGATGTTGTGACAGATAATGTGAATGGAACATAAAGATGCGTTGTGAGATGTGCTCTGAGTGACAGCGCAGTAATGTGTGAATGAGTGAAGGAACATAAAGATGTGTTGTGAGATGTGCTCTGAGTGACAGCGCAGTAATGTGTGGATGAGTGAAGGAACATAAAGATGCGTTGTGAGATGTGCTCTGAGTGACAGCGCAGTAATGTGTGAATGAGGTATGTTCTTTACCTGCATTTAAAGCACACTTCTGGGTTTTCCCATCTCGAGGAAATCCGATTACAACAATCAACTGTGATAAAACGAATACGGTTACAAATagtttttacaaaaatgtctTCATTTTTTAATCTCTTATTTAATAGTGTTATATTTAAGTAATAAGGCCTGAGGGGAAGTGGTATActgtatggccaatatatcacggctaagggctgttcttaagcacgtcACAACGCAGAGTGCCTTGATACAGCCCTTACCCGTGGTATATTGgatatataccacaaaccccagagagGCCTTTTTGCTATTataaaactggttaccaacaaaATTTGTGCAGTAAAAATGCATGTTTTGTCATAcacgtggtatatggtctgatataccacggctgtcagccaatcagtattcagggctcgaaccacttATTTTATAATAACTTATcattttttccctctctcttattTTGTCTAGAATCCAAATCTGATATTACTGTCATCAAACTGAAAGCCTCTGAGGAAAAGAAGAAGAATACAGCCCTCCAAAAGGTGGTGAAATTTCTCAACAAAATGGCTGCACAAGATCAGAAGAAAGCAAGACGCCATCGCCTTGCCAACAAAGTGGACTTAATCTGTTTCTGTATCTATCTCACCGTCCTCATCGTTTATGCAGTCGTCATTTTATATTTCTCCTTTGGTTCTTCATGTGAGATCAACCATTTAGAATTCTGGGAATACTAAATTGTTTATTTgcttttaacaaaaatattgaaagAAATGGCGGTCATATGATAGAGAAAGCATTCCTATATCGTTCCTACTGTGGCGTCTGTGAGCGCACAGGCAGTGCCATTGAGgctatctccattttgaagtagtccattttcttcttctactatttcaatgagttggtaaacaaactgaaagggttTATCCTGCCACATGTAGTGAACAGGTATAAAGTTAAGGTTGATGATTTACTGCCACATGTAGTGAACAGGTATAAAGTTAAGGTTGATGATTTACTGCCACATGTAGTGAACAGGTATAAAGTTAAGGTTGATGATTTACTGCCACATGTAGTGAACAGGTATAAAGTTAAGGTTGATGATTTACTGCCACATGTAGTGTACAGGTATAAAGTTAAGGTTGATGATTTACTGCCACATGTAGTGTACAGGTATAAAGTTAAGGTTGACAAttgcagttatggaatgtttgctcacaATAATGAATTGGCTGATCCCTACTGATGACCCGAATGGAATCATGTGATCCTTCCTTAGTCCTTCCTTCAAAATGGTTTAAGTCCTATGCTGCTGCCAATGCTAATACAGGCGTTTAAGTCCCATGCTGCTGCCAATGCTAATACAGGCGTTTAAGTCCCATGCTGCTGCCAATGCTAATACAGGCGTTTAAGTCCCATGCTGCTGCCAATGCTAATACAGGCGTTTAAGTCCCATGCTGCTGCCAATGCTAATACAGGCGTTTAAGTCCCATGCTGCTGCCAATGCTAATACAGGCGTTTAAGTCCCATTTAAGTCCCATGCTGCTGCCAATGCTAATACAGGCGTTTAAGTCCCATGCTGCTGCCAATGCTAATACAGGCGTTTAAGTCCCATGCTGCTGCCAATGCTAATACAGGCGTTTAAGTCCCATGCTGCTGCCAATGCTAATACAGGCGTTTAAGTCCCATGCTGCTGCCAATGCTAATACAGGCGTTTAAGTCCCATGCTGCTGCCAATGCTAATACAGGCGTTTAAGTCCCATGCTGCTGCCAATGCTAATACAGGCGTTTGGCCACAAGaggtctctatcattctctatggtttGGTCATCACAAATTTTGCAAGAACTAGCAAAAACCTACCTTTTGAGCTTCTGCGtggtaaaaaaatgtatttgtgtaTTCTTCACTAGAGATTTACATTTCAACATGTTTAAAAATAGATAGTCATATGTGGAATAATGCATTTAGCAATTAGAATTCTAATGAATACATGGACAGTGGACTGAAGCTGTAGTATGAGTAGTGTGGAAACAAATCAACAGTGTGTTATTTCCTATAGAGGCAGTGTGAAGGCCTTATATTATCTCCTAACTAAGCAGGTTCTCAACCTCAGGCTGAGATATCAAAAGTCTCTCGATCATCTCCTCCACCTGCGCTGGGCTGTATTTGTGGTATCTCTCAGGGTGTTTGGAGAAATCATGGTCACATCTGTGTAAAGTACAGGTAAAGGACCATAATAAATGAATATCACTGTACCAGCGTTCTGTATGAAATTCTTACTGCACATCAATATTGGACAGTGCTGAATTAAAAATATActtgacatacagtgccttgcaaaagtaatcatcccccttggcgtttttcctattttgttgcattacaacctgtaatttaaatggattttcatttggatttcatgtaatggacgtacacaaaatagtccaaattggtgaagtgaaatgaaaaaatcaAATGTAAAAATATAGAACGGAAAtggctatgaagcccctaaataagatctggtgcaaccaattaccttcagaagtgacATAATTAgtcaaataaagtccacctgtgtgcaatctaagtgtcacatgatctcagtatatatatacacacctgttctgaaggGCCCAgattctgcaacaccactaagcaaggggcaccaccaagcaagcggcaccatgaagaccaaggagctctccaaacaggt
Encoded here:
- the LOC135564952 gene encoding 5-hydroxytryptamine receptor 3B-like; the encoded protein is MRPMDHSVLKCCLFSLLLLTGHKKPPLRESSAGHTGCGMFLNFGKVSKTSANRGDWLTEAVELNAKGGRDDRNYLWVSLKMRSENPFLSLVLPSILIIVADVVSFSLPLGGGERIPFKVTLVLSFIMFLIILNDLLPGGGQCSPIIRKHFCFCLVILVLSTLQSMVLTRLAKCGTLWPCSLSKSKDSLLKDTDNEEESKSDITVIKLKASEEKKKNTALQKVVKFLNKMAAQDQKKARRHRLANKVDLICFCIYLTVLIVYAVVILYFSFGSSCEINHLEFWEY